A window from Aquabacterium sp. NJ1 encodes these proteins:
- a CDS encoding ABC transporter permease, whose protein sequence is MIWLINVLHLSIKELRCALRDRTMMGAILVSFTVAVYVVATGAKSDVSNVDIGIVDADRTGLSMRLRDALRPPMFKPPVEMSAEEAQVAMDEGRMMFVLYIPEHFEADVQGMRSPSVQVAVDATAMAQGGLGMAYVSEIILRETLDYLRVKNFDAMLPTRSVVHVMFNPNSTTSWFTSIMQVINNVTVLSVVLVGAAVIRERERGTIEHLLVMPVRPSEIAVAKIVANGFLILLAVGLSVLLIVQGLLKVPVGGSLMLFLAGTGLYLFSLTALGILLATVASSMPQFGLLSVPVFVIMYLLSGSGTPSESMPVWLQNVMLLSPSTHYVRLAQGILYRAAGVDIVWPQMLAVAGIGGAFLVMALLRFRAMLARQG, encoded by the coding sequence ATGATCTGGTTGATCAATGTGCTGCATCTGAGCATCAAGGAGCTGCGTTGCGCCCTGCGTGACCGGACCATGATGGGGGCCATCCTGGTGTCGTTCACCGTGGCCGTGTACGTGGTGGCCACGGGCGCCAAGAGCGACGTGAGCAACGTCGACATCGGCATCGTGGACGCGGACCGCACCGGCCTGTCCATGCGCCTGCGCGATGCCTTGCGCCCGCCCATGTTCAAGCCACCGGTGGAAATGAGCGCCGAAGAAGCCCAAGTGGCCATGGACGAGGGCCGCATGATGTTCGTGCTCTACATCCCCGAACACTTCGAGGCCGATGTGCAAGGCATGCGCTCGCCCAGCGTGCAGGTGGCGGTGGACGCCACGGCCATGGCGCAAGGTGGCCTGGGCATGGCCTATGTGAGCGAGATCATCCTGCGTGAAACGCTGGATTACCTGCGGGTCAAGAACTTCGACGCCATGCTGCCCACACGCTCGGTGGTGCACGTGATGTTCAACCCCAACAGCACGACCAGCTGGTTCACCTCGATCATGCAGGTCATCAACAACGTCACCGTGTTGTCGGTGGTGCTGGTGGGCGCGGCCGTGATCCGCGAGCGTGAACGCGGCACCATCGAGCACCTGCTGGTGATGCCCGTGCGGCCCAGTGAAATCGCGGTGGCCAAAATCGTGGCCAATGGCTTCCTGATCCTGTTGGCCGTGGGGCTGTCGGTGTTGCTGATCGTGCAGGGCCTGTTGAAGGTGCCGGTGGGCGGCTCGCTGATGCTCTTCCTGGCGGGCACGGGGCTCTACCTGTTTTCATTGACGGCGCTGGGCATCCTGCTGGCCACGGTGGCTTCGTCCATGCCGCAGTTCGGGCTGCTGTCGGTGCCGGTTTTCGTGATCATGTACCTGCTGTCGGGTTCGGGCACGCCCAGCGAAAGCATGCCCGTGTGGTTGCAGAACGTGATGCTGCTGTCGCCCTCAACCCATTACGTGCGGCTGGCGCAGGGCATCCTCTACCGCGCTGCTGGCGTGGACATCGTCTGGCCGCAGATGCTGGCTGTGGCGGGCATTGGCGGCGCTTTCCTGGTCATGGCATTGCTGCGCTTTCGGGCCATGCTGGCCCGCCAGGGCTGA
- the rbbA gene encoding ribosome-associated ATPase/putative transporter RbbA, with the protein MDHAVVIEGLSHRYGAQQALDNIDLILPAGRTIGLVGPDGVGKSTLLSLISGIKKTQTGRMQVLGGDIKDRAFRQSLAPRVAFMPQGLGRNLYRSLSVYDNIDFSARLFGVPTAERDARIRALMQATGLGPFPDRPAGKLSGGMKQKVSLCCALVHNPDLLVLDEPTTGVDPLSRRQFWALVESLRTLRPHMTVLVATAYMEEAERFEHLVAMDEGRVLVCAPTIEVLEETRSASLEEAYVKLSRKGDVTPLVIPPLPHHDGPPAMEAEGLTRRFGDFVAARDVSFCIPRGEIFGFLGSNGCGKTTTMKMLTGLLDITEGTAKMLGEPVDASDLSTRLHIGYMSQLFSLYEELSVRQNLDLHARLYRMDPAVAKEAIEHALDTFELREHANTLPSSLSLGIRQRLQLAAACLHKPEVLILDEPTSGVDPAARDMFWRHMVRMSREEGVTLFVSTHFMNEAQRCDRISLMHHGRVLAVGSPTELCERQGCETLEQAFIDYLEADSEAEHMEPVRAPEEPSADAPPPIVVEHTHTVNWRTWVSRMWAYARREAMELRHDTIRLSFALLGPLIVLCAGTWGMSFDVDRIRFSVLDRDQTTDSRRLIEHFAGSSFFAPQSELSEPSQIDSEMRSSRSWMVIDIPPGFGRDLIGGRQPEVAFFVDGATLVRAANIANGARAVAMEHALAFARSVPGVELGELPVRIEPRMTYNQGFLSKYAFAPSMLMLALTLIPSMLTALGVVREKEMGTIVNLYASPGAIGEFLVGKQLPYVALTMLSYTVLLPVLVWVLGIPITGNVLALTLGALTYAFAITGLGLLISAFVQTQVAAQFLTAILCVVLTTNFAGLLTPISTLVGGNYLIAVGFPASWFQRVSLGVMTKGWGLQWAQLGPACVAMMGFAVGYLMLARLFVSKQEA; encoded by the coding sequence ATGGACCACGCCGTCGTCATCGAAGGCCTGTCGCATCGTTATGGCGCGCAGCAGGCCCTGGACAACATCGACCTGATCTTGCCTGCCGGGCGCACCATTGGCCTGGTGGGGCCGGACGGGGTGGGCAAGTCCACCTTGCTCAGCCTGATCTCGGGCATCAAGAAGACCCAGACCGGCCGCATGCAGGTGCTGGGCGGGGACATCAAGGACCGCGCCTTTCGCCAATCGCTGGCGCCACGGGTCGCCTTCATGCCGCAAGGTCTGGGGCGCAACCTGTACCGTTCGCTGTCCGTCTACGACAACATCGACTTCTCCGCGCGCCTGTTCGGCGTACCAACTGCCGAGCGTGATGCCCGCATCCGCGCGCTGATGCAGGCCACGGGCCTGGGCCCGTTCCCGGATCGGCCAGCAGGCAAGCTGTCGGGCGGCATGAAGCAGAAGGTGTCGCTGTGCTGTGCGCTGGTGCACAACCCCGATCTGCTCGTGCTGGATGAACCCACGACGGGCGTGGACCCCTTGTCACGTCGTCAATTCTGGGCGCTGGTGGAAAGTCTGCGCACCCTGCGCCCGCACATGACCGTGCTGGTGGCTACCGCCTATATGGAAGAGGCCGAGCGCTTCGAGCATCTGGTGGCCATGGACGAGGGCAGGGTGCTGGTGTGTGCGCCCACCATCGAGGTGCTGGAAGAAACCCGTTCTGCCTCACTGGAAGAGGCTTATGTGAAGCTGTCCCGCAAGGGGGATGTGACACCCTTGGTGATCCCGCCGCTGCCGCATCACGACGGGCCGCCCGCCATGGAGGCCGAAGGCCTGACCCGGCGCTTTGGTGACTTCGTGGCCGCGCGCGACGTGAGCTTCTGCATCCCGCGTGGCGAGATCTTCGGCTTTCTGGGCTCCAACGGCTGCGGCAAGACCACGACCATGAAGATGCTCACCGGCCTGCTCGACATCACCGAGGGCACCGCCAAGATGCTGGGTGAGCCGGTGGATGCCAGTGACCTGAGCACACGCCTGCACATCGGCTACATGTCGCAGTTGTTCTCGCTGTACGAAGAGCTGTCCGTGCGGCAGAACCTGGACCTGCACGCGCGGCTCTACCGCATGGACCCGGCCGTGGCCAAAGAGGCCATCGAGCATGCGCTGGACACCTTCGAGTTGCGCGAGCACGCCAACACCTTGCCCTCCAGCCTGTCGCTGGGCATCCGCCAGCGCCTGCAGCTGGCCGCGGCCTGCCTGCACAAGCCCGAGGTGCTGATCCTGGACGAGCCCACCTCCGGTGTGGACCCGGCCGCACGTGACATGTTCTGGCGTCACATGGTGCGCATGTCGCGCGAAGAGGGCGTCACGCTGTTCGTGTCCACCCACTTCATGAACGAGGCCCAGCGCTGCGACCGCATCTCGCTGATGCACCATGGCCGCGTGCTGGCCGTGGGCTCGCCCACCGAGCTGTGCGAACGCCAGGGCTGCGAAACCCTGGAGCAGGCCTTCATCGATTACCTGGAAGCCGACAGCGAGGCCGAGCACATGGAGCCGGTCCGTGCGCCAGAAGAGCCCAGCGCCGATGCGCCGCCGCCCATCGTGGTGGAGCACACCCACACGGTGAACTGGCGCACCTGGGTCTCGCGCATGTGGGCCTATGCCCGCCGCGAAGCCATGGAGTTGCGCCACGACACCATCCGTTTGTCGTTTGCGCTACTCGGCCCGCTGATCGTGCTGTGCGCCGGCACCTGGGGCATGAGCTTCGACGTGGACCGCATCCGCTTCTCGGTGCTCGACCGCGACCAGACCACCGACAGCCGCCGCTTGATCGAGCACTTCGCGGGTTCGTCCTTCTTCGCGCCGCAATCGGAGTTGAGCGAACCCAGCCAGATCGATTCGGAGATGCGCTCGTCCCGATCCTGGATGGTGATCGACATCCCCCCCGGCTTTGGCCGCGACCTGATCGGTGGCCGCCAACCCGAGGTCGCCTTCTTTGTGGACGGCGCCACGCTGGTGCGCGCGGCCAACATCGCCAATGGCGCACGGGCCGTGGCCATGGAGCACGCGCTGGCCTTTGCCCGCTCGGTGCCCGGTGTGGAACTGGGTGAGCTGCCCGTGCGCATCGAGCCGCGCATGACCTACAACCAGGGCTTCCTCAGCAAATACGCCTTTGCACCCAGCATGCTGATGCTGGCCTTGACGCTGATCCCCTCCATGCTCACGGCGCTGGGGGTGGTCCGCGAAAAGGAGATGGGCACCATCGTCAACCTTTATGCCTCGCCCGGCGCCATCGGCGAGTTCCTCGTCGGCAAACAATTGCCCTACGTGGCGCTGACGATGCTGAGCTACACCGTGCTGCTGCCCGTGCTCGTCTGGGTCCTGGGCATTCCCATCACCGGCAACGTGCTGGCCTTGACCCTGGGCGCCTTGACCTATGCCTTTGCCATCACCGGCCTGGGCCTGCTGATCTCCGCCTTCGTGCAGACGCAGGTGGCCGCGCAGTTCCTCACCGCCATCCTGTGCGTGGTGCTGACCACCAACTTCGCAGGCCTGCTCACGCCCATCTCGACGTTGGTTGGCGGCAACTACCTGATCGCCGTGGGCTTCCCGGCGTCGTGGTTCCAGCGTGTCAGCCTGGGTGTGATGACCAAGGGCTGGGGCCTGCAATGGGCGCAGTTGGGCCCGGCGTGCGTGGCCATGATGGGCTTCGCCGTGGGCTACCTGATGCTGGCCAGGTTGTTCGTCAGCAAGCAGGAGGCCTGA
- a CDS encoding efflux transporter outer membrane subunit: protein MSTPSDFFSLRLLAAVVALAALPACTTVNVDMPELQTTLPSQMDAAAPRAPGSAMADLANWWQTLDDPVLSAYIDEGLKKNTDVRVALARVKEARAYLGVAESTYYPTVEASAGAGRTRQNTPVPIQNQITMPANLPIPVPQVDTQPTMSLGNTHGFGLNAVWEVDVFGARHSDSEMVRQLMFGAQEQQHGAQLLVASDIASHYFEARGAERRLILLQQGVTVARRLHQYAEGRFKAGQTTASEVDRAGLQVDYTESQIEPLKALLQSHIRRIAVLMGRAPETLTSLPPQPASFHLPTALPEVMPSDVLERRPDVRGAARKVRSQAAKLGSAKAELFPKFYIGFGGMAGRMHPDSMEGNNFSVQSLGIGMRLPLLEGGRIRANIAANQAQLEGVAAQYEQAVLTALEDVENAFTAKKAFDVRYEKLSNSARLARKVSEHKQALFVSGSELLQPALEAEATALQREDEAIQCDVSRALYTVLLYKALGGGWSAQRDNWPLPAARPPTVASANPALPVGLDGL, encoded by the coding sequence GTGAGTACACCTTCTGACTTTTTCTCGCTGCGCCTGCTGGCTGCAGTCGTGGCGCTGGCCGCCTTGCCCGCGTGCACGACCGTCAACGTGGACATGCCCGAGTTGCAGACCACCTTGCCCAGCCAGATGGACGCCGCCGCACCACGCGCCCCGGGCAGCGCCATGGCCGATCTGGCCAATTGGTGGCAGACGCTGGATGACCCCGTGTTGAGTGCCTACATCGACGAGGGCTTGAAGAAGAACACCGATGTGCGCGTGGCCCTGGCGCGCGTCAAGGAGGCCCGTGCCTACCTGGGCGTGGCCGAGTCCACCTACTACCCGACGGTGGAAGCCTCCGCAGGGGCAGGGCGTACCCGGCAGAACACGCCGGTGCCCATCCAGAACCAGATCACCATGCCTGCGAACCTGCCGATCCCTGTGCCTCAGGTGGACACGCAGCCCACCATGTCACTGGGTAACACACACGGCTTCGGGCTCAATGCTGTCTGGGAAGTGGACGTCTTTGGCGCCCGACACAGTGACTCAGAGATGGTGCGTCAGCTGATGTTCGGGGCACAAGAGCAGCAGCATGGCGCCCAGTTGCTGGTGGCTTCCGACATCGCCAGCCACTATTTTGAAGCGCGTGGCGCCGAGCGCCGCCTGATCCTGCTGCAGCAGGGCGTGACCGTGGCGCGCCGCCTGCATCAGTATGCCGAAGGCCGTTTCAAGGCCGGGCAGACAACGGCCTCCGAGGTTGACCGTGCCGGCCTGCAGGTGGATTACACCGAGTCGCAGATCGAGCCGCTCAAGGCCCTGCTGCAAAGCCACATTCGGCGCATTGCCGTGCTGATGGGCCGCGCCCCCGAGACGCTGACCTCGCTGCCCCCTCAACCCGCCAGCTTCCACCTGCCCACGGCCTTGCCAGAGGTGATGCCCAGCGATGTGCTGGAGCGCCGCCCGGATGTGCGTGGTGCCGCCCGCAAGGTGCGCTCACAAGCGGCCAAGCTGGGTTCGGCCAAAGCCGAGTTGTTCCCCAAGTTCTACATCGGCTTTGGCGGCATGGCCGGCCGCATGCACCCGGACTCGATGGAGGGCAACAACTTCAGCGTGCAGTCGCTGGGCATCGGCATGCGCCTGCCCTTGCTGGAAGGCGGTCGCATCCGGGCCAATATCGCCGCCAACCAGGCGCAGCTTGAAGGCGTGGCGGCTCAGTATGAGCAGGCCGTACTGACCGCCCTGGAGGATGTGGAAAACGCTTTCACAGCGAAGAAGGCCTTCGACGTGCGCTATGAAAAGCTGAGCAACTCCGCTCGCCTGGCCCGCAAGGTGTCCGAGCACAAGCAGGCCTTGTTCGTATCAGGCAGCGAACTGTTGCAGCCCGCGTTGGAGGCCGAAGCCACGGCCTTGCAGCGGGAAGATGAAGCCATCCAGTGTGATGTTTCCCGTGCGCTTTACACGGTGCTGCTGTACAAGGCACTGGGCGGTGGTTGGTCTGCACAGCGCGACAACTGGCCGTTGCCAGCTGCCCGCCCACCAACGGTGGCCTCGGCCAACCCGGCATTGCCTGTCGGGTTGGACGGACTTTGA
- a CDS encoding HlyD family secretion protein, which translates to MIYRSFAMGSLVSALTISAAWGTWTAFKPTGAADDVIKANGRIEVARIEIASKFPGRVLDVPVQEGDMVKAGDVIAKMDTSDLEAQLVGVQAMRQRAVQAMARAQGETQVHRIQASVAQMEFSNAMDLRKQVLVSDSEVKRRQAQRDGEQTGVNIATAAVGEASAARDEADAGIKRLKIAIADHTLRAPVAGRIEYRVVEPSSVIPAGGRVATLLDTAHVHMTIFLPTKVAGQLRVGDEARIVLDAAPQMPLPAKVSFVAAEAQFTPKHVETPSEREKLTYRVKLSLAEDVAVANAGLLKAGLTGNGFVRVRSPENSWPQQPSSSGLPGSFPN; encoded by the coding sequence GTGATTTACCGCAGCTTTGCAATGGGTTCTTTGGTGTCCGCCCTGACCATCTCGGCCGCATGGGGCACCTGGACGGCGTTCAAACCCACGGGCGCCGCGGATGATGTGATCAAGGCCAATGGCCGCATCGAGGTGGCGCGCATCGAGATCGCCTCGAAGTTCCCGGGCCGTGTGCTGGATGTGCCGGTTCAGGAAGGCGACATGGTCAAGGCTGGCGATGTGATCGCCAAGATGGACACGAGCGATCTGGAAGCCCAGTTGGTCGGGGTGCAGGCCATGCGCCAGCGCGCTGTGCAGGCCATGGCGCGTGCACAAGGTGAAACACAGGTGCACCGCATCCAGGCGAGCGTTGCCCAGATGGAGTTCAGCAATGCCATGGACCTGCGCAAGCAGGTGCTGGTGTCGGATTCGGAAGTCAAGCGTCGACAGGCTCAGCGTGATGGTGAGCAGACCGGCGTGAACATTGCCACTGCGGCTGTCGGCGAAGCGTCGGCGGCGCGGGACGAGGCGGATGCAGGCATCAAGCGCCTGAAGATCGCCATCGCAGACCACACCTTGCGCGCACCGGTCGCCGGTCGCATCGAGTACCGTGTGGTCGAACCCAGCTCGGTCATTCCTGCCGGGGGCCGCGTGGCAACTTTGCTGGACACGGCCCATGTGCACATGACCATCTTCCTGCCCACCAAGGTGGCAGGGCAGTTGCGTGTGGGTGACGAAGCGCGCATCGTGCTGGATGCCGCGCCCCAGATGCCTCTGCCTGCGAAGGTGTCCTTCGTGGCGGCCGAGGCCCAGTTCACGCCCAAGCATGTGGAGACTCCCAGCGAGCGTGAGAAGCTGACCTACCGCGTCAAACTGAGCCTGGCTGAAGATGTGGCCGTGGCCAATGCCGGCCTGCTCAAGGCCGGGCTCACTGGCAATGGCTTTGTGCGGGTACGCAGCCCCGAAAACAGCTGGCCGCAACAACCCTCCTCATCCGGATTGCCTGGCTCCTTCCCCAACTGA